From a region of the Impatiens glandulifera chromosome 4, dImpGla2.1, whole genome shotgun sequence genome:
- the LOC124936396 gene encoding ASC1-like protein, with translation MMGLLELISSINWEQESYPDYADFVFLPVFALFFPAVRFFLDRFVFEKVGRRLIFGKGEQQKGLEAENEDRRKKIRKFKESAWKCIYFFSAELLALAVTYNEPWFTSTRNFWVGPGDQVWPDLKMKLKLKGVYMYAAGFYTYSIFALIFWETRRSDFGVSMSHHVATVILIVLSYILRFSRVGSIVLALHDASDIFLEIGKMSKYTGAETLASVSFVLFALSWLLLRLIYYPIWILWSTSYESIQTLDKDKHKVVGPIYYYVFNSLLYCLLVLHIYWWVLIYRMLVNQVQARGKLGEDVRSDSEEETDNEHED, from the exons ATGATGGGTCTTCTCGAATTGATTTCATCCATTAACTGGGAGCAAGAATCCTACCCAGACTATGCAGATTTCGTCTTTCTTCCTGTTTTTGCTTTGTTTTTCCCTGCAGTTCGATTCTTTCTAGACAGATTCGTATTCGAG AAAGTGGGTAGGCGATTAATATTTGGTAAAGGAGAGCAGCAAAAGGGATTGGAAGCTGAGAATGAAGatagaagaaagaagataaGGAAGTTCAAAGAATCAGCATGGAAATGCATTTACTTTTTTTCAGCTGAGCTTCTAGCCCTTGCTGTAACTTATAATGAGCCATGGTTCACTAGCACTAGGAACTTTTGGGTTGGTCCAGGTGATCAAGTCTGGCCAGACCTGAAAATGAA GTTGAAGTTGAAAGGGGTGTATATGTATGCAGCTGGATTCTATACATATTCGATATTCGCTTTGATATTTTGGGAAACAAGACGATCTGATTTTGGAGTATCTATGAGTCATCACGTGGCCACTGTCATTCTTATCGTGCTATCTTACATTCTAAG GTTTTCTCGTGTTGGTTCTATTGTTTTAGCACTTCATGATGCTAGCGATATATTTCTTGAGATCGGAAAGATGTCCAAGTACACTGGCGCAGAAACTCTAGCCAGTGTCTCGTTTGTTCTTTTTGCTTTGTCATGGCTGTTGCTTCGCCTTATTTACTACCCGATTTGGATTCTTTGGAGCACAAG TTATGAATCTATCCAAACACTTGATAAGGATAAGCACAAAGTGGTTGGACCAATATACTATTATGTTTTCAATTCTCTACTTTATTGTTTGCTTGTTCTTCACATTTATTGGTGGGTGTTGATATACCGTATGCTGGTTAATCAAGTCCAAGCAAGAGGAAAGCTTGGTGAAGATGTTCGATCAG ATTCAGAAGAAGAAACAGATAATGAACATGAAGATTGA
- the LOC124933632 gene encoding inorganic pyrophosphatase TTM2-like, translated as MALDTIMTETNKQRLGLLKDQVRLIKRKDSERYEMVPIQDKLSFEKGFFLVIRACQMLAQKNDGLILIGLAGPSGAGKTLFAEKILNLMPSTAVISMDNYNDASRLVDGNFDDPRLTDYDTLLQNIYDLKAGKQVEIPVYDFKASSRIGYRTLEIPSSRIVVIEGIYALSEKLQPLLDLRVSVTGGVHFDLVKRVLRDIQRAGQEPEEIIHQISETVYPMYKAFIEPDLQTAHVKIINKFNPFSGFQSPTYILKSTKKVTIDQVKSAMVGEYTDAMEQTYDIYLLPPGEDPEACQSYLRMRNKDGKYNLMFEEWVSDTPFVISPRITFEVSVRLLGGLMALGYKIAAILKRNSHVFTDERVCVKIDWLEQLSRQYVQVLGKDRLTVKHVADQLGMDGSFVPRTYIQQIQLEKLVNEVMALPDDLRTKLSIDDDQVSSPKEALYRASLEMVATRKKNIKCGMSRSFSAQGDKSLSKVTGYVMNGRSRLEEAEHASASQGAVTQLSEQISTLHNRIDELNLQMEELSSKLSNKGDYYSVSPQSGLQSEVCNGSAPTSYFISGLGKGSIMPNSLSCSQLTKDSPLMEELTTIGRGQRQTVHQLENLGNLIQMNLKEKKNLGKSKSKVSIAGMIEPVHVSLILTLAIGGLGIVLFKAFQPRN; from the exons ATGGCATTAGATACAATAATGACAGAAACAAATAAGCAAAGGCTTGGTTTATTGAAAGATCAAGTTCGATTGATAAAAAGGAAGGATTCTGAGCGTTATGAAATGGTTCCAATTCAAGATAAATTGTCATTTGAAAAGGGTTTCTTCCTTGTAATTCGTGCATGTcaaatgcttgcacagaagaaTGATGGATTGATATTAATTGGATTAGCTGGTCCATCTGGAGCAGGGAAGACATTATTTGCTGAGAAGATACTTAACTTAATGCCTAGTACTGCTGTTATATCAATGGATAACTACAATGATGCTAGCCGACTTGTTGATGGCAATTTCGATG ACCCGCGATTGACAGATTATGATACATTGCTCCAGAATATCTATGATCTGAAGGCTGGAAAACAAGTTGAGATTCCTGTATATGATTTTAAGGCTAGTTCACGCATAGGATACAG GACTCTTGAAATTCCTAGCTCTCGCATTGTAGTAATTGAAGGTATTTACGCCCTCAGTGAGAAACTACAACCTTTACTGGATCTTCGTGTATCAGTTACTGGTGGGGTTCACTTTGATCTCGTTAAACGAGTGTTACGTGACATACAACGCGCAGGACAAGAACCGGAAGAAATTATCCACCAGATATCTGAAACG GTATACCCAATGTACAAGGCTTTTATTGAGCCAGACCTACAAACAGCACATGTTAAGATCATAAACAAGTTCAACCCTTTTTCTGGTTTCCAGTCTCCTACTTATATTTTAAAG TCAACTAAGAAAGTGACCATAGATCAAGTCAAGAGTGCCATGGTTGGTGAATACACAGATGCAATGGAACAAACTTATGACATATATCTTCTCCCACCTGGTGAAGATCCAGAAGCATGTCAGTCCTATTTGAGGATGCGGAACAAAGATGGGAAGTACAATCTCATGTTTGAG GAGTGGGTTTCGGACACCCCATTTGTCATATCACCGAGAATAACTTTTGAAGTAAGTGTGCGGCTTCTTGGTGGATTAATGGCCTTGGGTTACAAGATAGCTGCCATCTTGAAGAGAAACAGCCATGTTTTCACTGATGAAAGAGTCTGCGTGAAGATTGACTGGTTAGAACAATTAAGCCGTCAATATGTTCAG GTTCTAGGAAAAGACCGGCTCACTGTTAAGCATGTGGCTGACCAGTTGGGAATGGATGGTTCATTTGTTCCAAGAACTTATATTCAACAAATACAGCTTGAAAAACTAGTGAACGAGGTTATG GCTCTACCAGACGATTTACGAACAAAGTTAAGCATTGATGATGACCAAGTATCAAGCCCTAAAGAAGCTCTTTACCGAGCTTCTTTGGAGATGGTGGCTACgagaaaaaagaatattaagtG TGGCATGTCTAGATCATTCTCGGCTCAAGGGGATAAGAGTCTTTCAAAGGTTACTGGATATGTCATGAACGGGCGTAGCAGGTTAGAAGAGGCAGAACATGCTTCTGCAAGCCAG GGAGCAGTTACACAGTTGTCGGAGCAAATCTCGACGTTGCATAATCGAATAGACGAGCTGAATTTACAGATGGAAGAGCTGAGTAGCAAGTTGAGCAATAAAGGGGATTATTACTCAGTGAGCCCACAAAGTGGTCTGCAATCAGAAGTGTGTAATGGATCTGCTCCTACATCTTACTTCATCTCTGGATTAGGAAAAGGTTCCATAATGCCTAATTCCTTATCATGTTCTCAGTTAACAAAAGATTCCCCCTTGATGGAAGAG tTAACAACTATTGGCCGAGGCCAAAGACAAACTGTCCATCAGCTGGAGAATTTAGGCAATCTTATCCAGATGAActtgaaagaaaagaagaacTTAGGAAAATCCAAAAGTAAAGTTTCGATCGCAGGGATGATAGAACCTGTTCACGTTTCTTTGATTCTAACACTGGCGATTGGTGGGCTGGGAATTGTCTTATTCAAGGCGTTCCAACCAAGAAACTGA
- the LOC124933633 gene encoding protein NSP-INTERACTING KINASE 1-like — protein sequence MEMEKKLGRVMLSVYLFSFWACSYALLTPGGINYEVNALIEIKSSLVDPHHVLDNWDADSVDPCSWTMVTCSADKLVIGLGTPSQNLSGTLSSSIGNLTNLVTVLLQNNNISGEIPIQLGMLPKIHTLDLSDNSFSGEIPSSLAHMKNLQYLRLNNNSLSGEIPASLASMIQLSFLDLSYNNLSGPVPNILAKTFNLIGNPAICATGSEPGCNETTAIPLPYTVPNPQNSHFPGIPKDHKLALVFGSSIGCVCILMIVFGLFLWWRQRRNQQIFFDIGEQNHEEVCLGNLKRFQFRELQIATNHFSNKNIVGKGGFGNVYKGHLQDGTLVAVKRLKDGNAAGGEIQFQTEVEMISLAVHRNLLKLYGFCMTTTERLLVYPFMSNGSVASRLKGKPSLDWGTRKRIAIGAARGLLYLHEQCDPKIIHRDVKAANILLDDYCEAVVGDFGLAKLLDHRDSHVTTAVRGTVGHIAPEYLSTGQSSEKTDVFGFGILLLELITGQRALDFGKAANQKGVMLDWVKKIHLEKKLDMLVDKDLKTNYDRIELEEMVQVALLCTQYLPIHRPKMSEVVRMLEGDGLAEKWEASQRKVDGGSSRCRGNEFSSSERYSDLTDDSSLLIQAMELSGPR from the exons atggaaatggagaagaaacTGGGAAGGGTTATGTTGAGTGTGTACTTGTTCAGCTTCTGGGCTTGTTCATATGCTCTTCTCACACCCGGTGGTATTAACTATGAAG TTAATGCTTTGATAGAAATCAAAAGTTCCTTGGTGGATCCTCATCATGTTTTAGACAACTGGGATGCTGACTCGGTTGATCCATGTAGTTGGACCATGGTTACCTGCTCAGCTGATAAGCTAGTAATTGGCTT GGGGACTCCGAGCCAAAATCTGTCTGGTACACTCTCAAGCAGCATTGGAAACTTGACAAACCTTGTAACAGT gcttctacaaaataataatatatcaggGGAAATTCCAATCCAACTTGGGATGCTTCCAAAGATTCATACACTTGATCTTTCTGATAACTCTTTCAGTGGCGAAATCCCTTCATCTCTTGCCCACATGAAGAACCTTCAATACCT GAGGCTGAACAACAATAGTCTTTCTGGAGAAATTCCTGCTAGTTTGGCTAGCATGATCCAGCTTTCATTTCT GGATTTGTCATACAATAACCTGAGTGGACCTGTGCCAAACATTCTGGCAAAAACATTCAA TCTTATTGGAAACCCAGCCATTTGCGCCACGGGTTCAGAGCCTGGCTGCAACGAAACAACAGCAATCCCTCTGCCATATACTGTCCCTAATCCACAGA ATTCTCATTTTCCCGGTATACCCAAAGATCACAAACTCGCGTTGGTATTTGGATCGAGTATTGGGTGCGTTTGTATTCTGATGATTGTGTTCGGTTTGTTTCTCTGGTGGAGACAAAGGCGAAATCAACAGATATTCTTCGATATAGGTG AACAAAATCATGAAGAAGTTTGCCTTGGGAACTTGAAGAGATTCCAGTTCAGAGAGCTTCAGATTGCTACAAACCACTTCAGCAACAAAAATATAGTAGGAAAAGGAGGCTTTGGGAATGTGTACAAAGGCCATCTCCAAGATGGAACTCTTGTTGCTGTTAAAAGGCTTAAAGATGGAAACGCAGCAGGTGGGGAGATCCAATTCCAGACCGAAGTAGAGATGATCAGTTTAGCCGTGCACAGAAATCTTCTCAAACTTTACGGTTTTTGCATGACAACGACTGAGAGGCTTCTTGTCTATCCTTTCATGTCAAACGGGAGTGTTGCTTCTCGActcaaag GAAAACCGTCATTGGATTGGGGAACACGAAAGAGGATCGCTATAGGAGCTGCAAGGGGATTATTGTACCTACATGAGCAATGTGATCCAAAGATCATTCATAGGGATGTGAAGGCAGCAAACATATTGCTCGATGATTACTGTGAGGCTGTTGTAGGAGATTTTGGGTTGGCTAAGCTTTTGGATCATCGTGATTCCCATGTCACGACAGCGGTTAGAGGAACAGTTGGCCATATAGCACCTGAGTATCTCTCGACAGGACAGTCTTCAGAGAAAACAGATGTTTTCGGGTTTGGAATTCTCCTTCTTGAGCTTATCACTGGCCAAAGAGCTTTAGACTTTGGAAAAGCTGCAAACCAGAAAGGAGTCATGCTTGACTGG GTTAAGAAAATTCACCTGGAAAAGAAACTAGATATGTTGGTTGATAAGGACTTGAAAACTAACTATGATAGAATCGAGCTTGAGGAAATGGTTCAAGTGGCTCTACTGTGTACTCAATATCTTCCCATCCACAGGCCTAAAATGTCAGAGGTGGTTAGGATGCTGGAAGGAGATGGGCTAGCCGAGAAGTGGGAAGCATCTCAAAGAAAAGTAGATGGTGGTAGTAGTAGATGCAGAGGGAATGAGTTTTCGTCTTCAGAAAGATACTCTGATCTTACGGATGATTCTTCTTTGCTCATTCAGGCAATGGAGCTTTCTGGACCGAGGTAA